From one Lolium rigidum isolate FL_2022 chromosome 4, APGP_CSIRO_Lrig_0.1, whole genome shotgun sequence genomic stretch:
- the LOC124707228 gene encoding uncharacterized protein YfhR-like isoform X1, protein MPPEKSPQSPVFCGRRILISNKVGEKLVGLLHEACSKELVILCHGFRATKDDSILVDLAAALASEGVNVFRFDFAGNGESEGVFQYGNYRKEADDLRSVVSYFAEQKYDIIALVGHSKGGNAVLLYASMYHDVAAIVNISGRFALEQGIDGRLGKNFMQRIKKDGYIDVRNKKGQFEYRVTDESLRDRLSTDTLLSSRSISKDCRVLTVHGLKDETVPAGDALMFAANIPNHELHIVAGANHRYTGHERELTSLVLNFIKPHSQTSASLRPKL, encoded by the exons ATGCCTCCGGAGAAATCCCCGCAGTCCCCAG TTTTTTGTGGACGAAGAATTCTCATTTCGAACAAAGTTGGGGAGAAGCTTGTTGGTTTATTGCATGAAGCATGTTCGAAGGAGCTCGTGATCCTCTGTCATGGATTCCGAGCTACAAAG GATGACAGTATCTTGGTCGACCTTGCCGCTGCACTAGCAAGCGAAGGAGTTAATGTTTTTCGGTTCGATTTTGCTGGAAATGG GGAAAGCGAGGGTGTATTCCAATATGGAAACTACCGAAAAGAGGCAGATGACTTGCGCTCTGTAGTATCTTACTTCGCAGAACAGAAGTATGACATAATTGCCCTTGTTGGTCATAGCAAAG GAGGAAATGCTGTGCTTTTGTATGCTTCAATGTACCATGATGTTGCCGCCATTGTGAATATTTCTGGCCGCTTTGCCTTAGAGCAAGGTATCGATGGGCGACTGGGGAAGAACTTCATGCAGAGAATAAAGAAAGATGGATACATAGATGTCAGGAATAAAAAAG GGCAATTTGAGTACCGAGTTACAGATGAGAGTCTACGAGATCGGCTGAGCACCGACACCCTCCTTTCGAGCCGCTCCATCAGCAAAGACTGCAG GGTTCTCACAGTCCATGGCTTGAAAGATGAAACGGTCCCAGCAGGAGACGCCCTGATGTTCGCTGCGAACATCCCAAACCACGAGCTGCACATAGTTGCGGGAGCCAACCATCGGTACACAGGCCATGAGCGAGAGCTGACTTCACTCGTGCTGAATTTCATCAAGCCCCACTCTCAAACCTCGGCGTCCTTGCGTCCAAAGCTATAG